One stretch of Brevinematales bacterium DNA includes these proteins:
- a CDS encoding bacteriohemerythrin: MEKFTLTPDLIVGVETIDNQHKELIDRINKFLAKIESTDKATLSSELNMIFEYMIEYANFHFSEEEKIMEQHNCPILNLQKVQHQFFIIEANKLKFDLKSKGISSEIIQKSQNLLVEWLKSHISGMDKKIKNCIHKNEQQ, translated from the coding sequence ATGGAAAAATTCACTTTAACCCCAGATCTTATAGTTGGAGTAGAAACTATTGATAATCAGCACAAAGAACTAATCGATAGAATCAATAAGTTTCTTGCGAAGATAGAGAGTACAGATAAAGCAACACTATCTTCAGAACTAAATATGATTTTTGAGTACATGATAGAATATGCTAATTTCCATTTCTCTGAAGAAGAGAAAATCATGGAACAACACAATTGTCCGATACTGAACCTACAAAAAGTACAGCATCAATTCTTCATTATAGAAGCAAATAAACTAAAATTCGATCTCAAAAGCAAAGGTATAAGCTCAGAAATAATCCAAAAATCACAAAATCTCTTAGTAGAATGGCTCAAATCACACATATCAGGCATGGACAAGAAAATAAAAAACTGTATCCATAAAAACGAACAGCAATAA
- the plsX gene encoding phosphate acyltransferase PlsX: MVYIAVDVMGTERGVGEAVKGCIKASLSKDIAVVMVGKEDLIKENLKKYSKRLLKKAKFDIVNATEVIEMTDEPFMASRKKKDSSIMVALSLLKDGKVDGFFSPGNTGAVVISSVLKLGRIDGVSKPGLATVIPSMYGFRVLLDVGASIDLEPRDYVILGAMGKVFVENVLKIYSPKIGLLNIGEEDYKGTEVVKKARELMMQKLGQDFIGNVEGNDIFLGDVDVIVTDGFTGNIVLKSSEGASKALSRLMKQEIMSKWYGFILGALMKVALKKFKRKTDASEYGAAALLGVNGNVFIGHGASNAKSIKSGIFYSAYTSKLNLQEKIQKIIRDIGEM; encoded by the coding sequence ATGGTATATATTGCTGTTGATGTCATGGGAACTGAGAGAGGAGTAGGTGAAGCGGTAAAGGGATGTATAAAAGCAAGTCTTTCTAAGGATATAGCAGTTGTCATGGTTGGTAAGGAAGATCTCATAAAGGAAAATCTTAAAAAGTACTCAAAGAGACTTCTTAAAAAGGCTAAGTTTGACATAGTTAATGCTACCGAAGTTATTGAAATGACAGATGAGCCATTTATGGCCAGCAGGAAGAAAAAAGATTCTTCGATAATGGTAGCATTATCTCTTTTGAAAGATGGTAAAGTTGATGGTTTTTTCTCGCCAGGTAATACTGGTGCGGTTGTTATAAGTTCTGTGTTGAAATTAGGTAGAATAGATGGAGTTTCAAAACCAGGACTTGCTACTGTTATACCTTCTATGTATGGATTTAGAGTACTGCTTGATGTTGGAGCTAGTATCGATCTAGAGCCTAGAGATTATGTGATTTTGGGTGCTATGGGTAAAGTTTTTGTGGAGAATGTTTTGAAAATATACAGTCCTAAAATAGGACTCTTAAACATAGGTGAGGAAGATTACAAAGGAACTGAGGTTGTAAAGAAGGCAAGAGAACTAATGATGCAAAAGTTAGGTCAAGATTTTATAGGAAATGTTGAGGGTAATGATATATTCTTAGGTGATGTGGATGTGATAGTGACTGATGGTTTTACTGGCAATATTGTGCTTAAATCTTCAGAAGGTGCAAGCAAAGCTTTATCAAGGCTTATGAAGCAAGAAATAATGTCAAAATGGTATGGGTTTATTTTAGGTGCTCTTATGAAGGTAGCTTTGAAAAAGTTTAAGAGAAAAACAGATGCCAGTGAATATGGTGCTGCCGCTCTTCTTGGTGTTAATGGTAATGTTTTTATAGGTCATGGTGCATCTAATGCAAAAAGCATTAAAAGTGGTATTTTCTACTCAGCATATACTTCAAAACTAAACCTTCAAGAAAAAATTCAGAAAATTATTAGAGATATCGGAGAAATGTAA
- a CDS encoding DUF2905 domain-containing protein yields the protein MAEIGKLLIFVGITIFLIGVVFLVLPKVDFRGLPGDIYIKKDNFVFFFPIVTSIVISILLTVVLSIIFAIFGKKGN from the coding sequence ATGGCTGAGATAGGTAAGTTACTCATATTTGTGGGTATCACTATATTTCTTATAGGTGTTGTTTTTTTAGTTTTACCTAAAGTTGATTTTAGGGGGCTTCCAGGTGATATATACATCAAAAAGGATAACTTCGTATTCTTTTTTCCCATTGTTACAAGCATAGTGATCAGTATACTATTAACTGTTGTTTTATCAATCATATTTGCCATATTCGGTAAAAAAGGTAATTGA